A part of Geothrix oryzae genomic DNA contains:
- a CDS encoding sensor histidine kinase has translation MKPHSGSILLKLQLGFGLAAMVLAALLALFMDGALRGSLEAEDAQVMEGQARALTQRLAAGLPLLDPGGHPRPEKAAWRVRDASGRILAESGDMAALPALEAPPLGAPVLEQQAPGGGVYSVVARAWSGGGQAGTLVLVMDRTHEEALIHDFRRTLALGVVLATAAAALVARAIARWGLAPLGRIAREAGSISDRNLDRRLATEHFPRELQELVTTLNATLSRLQEAFDRVGNLGAELAHELRTPLQNLRSTLENRALRPDCPEPEAAALGGLLEECDRMAALIEQILFLARSEHAPPELRRVRVPVADLLEEVRGFFEAAAEHAGVALCLEGGAGLAVSGDRLLLTRALHNLVANALRHASLHHASRGGRVTLGAQAAPEAVGLFVADDGPGIPEAWIPRLGTPFLRPPDGRPLEGYGLGLAIVKRIAGMLGGRMEIQSRLGEGTRVELWIPRDLTR, from the coding sequence GTGAAACCGCATAGCGGCAGCATCCTCCTCAAGCTCCAGCTGGGTTTCGGCCTGGCGGCCATGGTCCTGGCCGCGCTCCTGGCCCTCTTCATGGACGGGGCGCTGCGCGGTTCGCTGGAGGCGGAAGACGCCCAGGTGATGGAGGGCCAGGCCCGGGCCCTCACCCAGCGCCTGGCCGCCGGCCTGCCGCTGCTGGATCCGGGCGGACACCCGCGGCCGGAGAAGGCCGCCTGGCGCGTGCGGGACGCCTCAGGCCGGATCCTGGCCGAGAGCGGAGACATGGCGGCGCTCCCGGCTTTGGAGGCCCCTCCCTTGGGGGCGCCGGTCCTGGAGCAGCAGGCCCCCGGAGGGGGCGTGTACTCCGTGGTGGCCCGGGCCTGGTCGGGCGGGGGGCAGGCAGGGACGCTGGTCCTCGTCATGGATCGCACCCACGAAGAGGCCCTGATCCACGATTTCCGGCGCACCCTGGCGCTGGGCGTGGTGCTGGCGACGGCCGCGGCGGCCCTGGTGGCCCGGGCCATCGCGCGGTGGGGCCTGGCGCCCCTGGGCCGGATCGCCCGGGAAGCGGGCTCCATCAGCGACCGGAACCTGGACCGCCGGTTGGCCACGGAACACTTTCCCCGCGAGCTCCAGGAGCTGGTGACCACCTTGAACGCCACGCTCTCGAGGCTTCAGGAGGCCTTCGACCGGGTGGGCAACCTGGGCGCGGAACTGGCCCATGAGCTGCGGACGCCCCTGCAGAACCTGCGCAGCACCCTGGAGAACCGGGCCCTGAGGCCGGACTGCCCTGAACCCGAGGCCGCCGCCCTGGGGGGGCTGCTGGAGGAGTGCGACCGCATGGCGGCCCTCATCGAGCAGATCCTGTTCCTGGCCCGGTCCGAGCACGCGCCGCCGGAGCTGCGGCGGGTCCGGGTGCCCGTCGCCGACCTCCTGGAGGAGGTCCGGGGGTTCTTCGAGGCGGCGGCGGAGCATGCGGGCGTGGCCCTGTGCCTCGAGGGCGGGGCGGGTCTCGCCGTCTCGGGCGACCGCCTGCTCCTGACCCGGGCCCTGCACAACCTGGTGGCCAATGCCCTGCGCCACGCGTCCCTGCATCACGCGTCCCGGGGAGGGCGCGTGACCCTGGGGGCCCAGGCGGCGCCGGAGGCCGTGGGGCTGTTCGTGGCAGACGATGGCCCGGGCATTCCCGAGGCGTGGATCCCGCGGCTGGGGACGCCTTTCCTCCGCCCGCCGGATGGCCGGCCCCTCGAAGGGTACGGGCTTGGCTTGGCCATCGTGAAGCGCATCGCGGGCATGCTCGGCGGCCGCATGGAGATCCAGAGCCGTCTGGGTGAGGGCACCCGAGTGGAGCTGTGGATTCCGAGGGACCTGACGCGATAA
- a CDS encoding response regulator transcription factor: protein MPRTGILPLSARGPASLHVLIVEDEARTSSELRVGLEAAGLEVRQASSGEEGLRLCAEEAFEAMVVDVMLPGISGLTLVRRLREAGNDTPVIFLSAKGDLVDRLHGLEAGGDDYLAKPYSILEVVARLRTIARRVQGRQQTGRMQVADLVWDAGHRQISRSGHRIDLTPKEYALMTLLLEHAGHVVPRGQMVQAIWGMDCAVDPNAVDVQILRLRRKVDGPYPVKLIHTLRGVGLLLEPRETA, encoded by the coding sequence ATGCCGCGGACCGGGATTCTCCCCCTGTCGGCCCGGGGCCCGGCCTCGCTCCATGTCCTGATCGTGGAAGACGAGGCCCGGACCTCTTCCGAGCTCCGCGTGGGGCTGGAAGCCGCGGGGCTTGAAGTCCGGCAGGCCTCCAGCGGGGAAGAGGGCCTCCGCCTTTGCGCCGAAGAGGCATTCGAGGCCATGGTGGTCGATGTGATGCTTCCGGGGATTTCGGGCCTCACCCTGGTCCGGCGCCTGCGGGAGGCGGGAAACGACACCCCGGTGATCTTCCTGTCCGCCAAGGGCGACCTGGTGGATCGCCTGCACGGCCTGGAGGCCGGCGGCGACGACTACCTGGCCAAGCCCTACAGCATCCTGGAGGTGGTGGCCCGCCTGCGGACCATCGCCCGGCGCGTCCAGGGACGGCAGCAGACGGGGCGGATGCAGGTGGCGGATCTGGTCTGGGATGCGGGGCACCGCCAGATCAGCCGCTCGGGCCACCGCATCGACCTGACGCCCAAGGAATACGCCCTCATGACCCTCCTGCTCGAACATGCGGGCCATGTGGTTCCCAGGGGCCAGATGGTGCAGGCCATCTGGGGCATGGACTGCGCGGTGGATCCGAATGCGGTGGATGTCCAGATCCTGCGCCTGCGCCGGAAGGTGGATGGACCCTACCCCGTGAAGCTGATCCATACGCTGCGCGGAGTGGGGCTCCTGCTGGAGCCCCGTGAAACCGCATAG
- a CDS encoding GspE/PulE/PilB domain-containing protein, with protein sequence MQQTIKRLGELLVESGLITPAQLQSAITHQKIARGRLGSNLVALGYISEEVLMDFLSHQTGVPQMDVRNLEVPAAVLKLVPQRLADQFTVLPIAIKEPKSLVLAMSDPSDLNAIDSARFASGLHIQPVVASHSALKKAIGDLYRRLDGSAPTPLTVEVGGDPSQDDALPVTFSLQPQAVPSPPPSAQDLLFPPDPFFGIESTPTQPVNIDPFGLFEGASPARPAPPAASADLIHSRTHSQTVPRLETYQTRALVLGLIRLFQRRGIIGQDELQRLLANLIESGEIKDDDRVG encoded by the coding sequence ATGCAGCAAACCATCAAGCGACTGGGCGAACTGCTCGTGGAGTCCGGCCTCATCACGCCGGCCCAGCTTCAGAGCGCCATCACCCATCAGAAGATTGCACGAGGCCGGCTGGGCAGCAACCTGGTGGCGCTCGGTTACATCAGCGAAGAAGTGCTGATGGACTTCCTCAGCCATCAGACCGGCGTGCCCCAGATGGATGTGAGGAACCTGGAGGTTCCCGCCGCGGTGCTCAAGCTGGTGCCCCAGCGGTTGGCCGACCAGTTCACGGTGCTGCCCATCGCCATCAAGGAACCCAAGTCCCTGGTGCTGGCCATGTCGGATCCCTCGGACCTGAATGCCATCGACAGCGCCCGGTTCGCCTCGGGACTGCACATCCAGCCGGTCGTGGCCTCCCACAGCGCACTGAAGAAGGCCATCGGGGACCTCTACCGCCGGCTGGACGGGTCGGCCCCGACGCCGCTGACCGTCGAGGTGGGGGGCGATCCCTCCCAGGATGACGCCCTGCCCGTCACCTTCAGCCTCCAGCCTCAGGCGGTGCCGTCTCCACCCCCCTCCGCCCAGGACCTGCTCTTCCCGCCCGATCCCTTCTTCGGCATCGAGAGCACCCCCACCCAGCCGGTCAACATCGACCCCTTCGGGCTCTTCGAGGGCGCCTCTCCGGCCCGCCCGGCCCCTCCGGCCGCGAGCGCCGACCTCATCCACAGCCGGACCCACAGCCAGACCGTCCCGCGCCTGGAGACCTACCAGACCCGCGCCCTGGTGCTGGGCCTCATCCGGCTCTTCCAGCGGCGGGGCATCATTGGCCAGGACGAGCTCCAGCGGCTTCTCGCCAACCTGATCGAGTCCGGCGAGATCAAGGACGACGACCGGGTCGGCTAG
- the lepA gene encoding translation elongation factor 4, whose protein sequence is MAHPSLIRNFSIVAHIDHGKSTLADRLLELTKTVAGRDMQAQILDDMDLERERGITIKAHAVTLKYLAQDGQTYTLNLIDTPGHVDFTYEVSRSLAACEGAILVVDATQGVEAQTLANTYLALENGLEVFPVLNKTDLPSADPERVLQQIDTVIGLVDTAHAVNVSAKTGENCEQVLEQIVKCIPAPQGDPAAPLQALVFDCYYDAYRGVVNLIRVVNGTLKAGDQIRFMSTGSEHRVDEIGIFDPKMDKQDSLSVGEVGYLVANIRQLVDVKVGDTVTHAVTLTTKPATEMLKGFKEIQPVVFAGIFPTSSDDYENLRNAMDKLRLNDSSFTYEPETSTALGFGFRCGFLGLLHMEIVQERLEREFDLDLITTAPSVRYHVHLTDGTETSVDNPSKLPPLQKIAKIEEPIIEATILTRTDFVGGLIKLCEERRGFQQKLEYLSQDRVMLVYELPLNEVVMDFYDKLKSISKGYASFDYHMKHYTESDLVKMDILVNAEPVDALSILVHRSKSQALGLALCQKMKEVIHQQMFDVAIQAAIGSKIIARTNVKARRKDVLAKCYGGDVSRKKKLLNKQKEGKKRMKSIGNVDIPQEAFLAILKVDN, encoded by the coding sequence GTGGCGCATCCCAGTCTCATCCGCAATTTTTCCATCGTCGCGCATATCGACCACGGCAAGTCCACCCTGGCAGACCGCCTGCTGGAGCTGACCAAGACCGTGGCCGGCCGCGACATGCAGGCCCAGATCCTCGACGACATGGATCTGGAGCGCGAGCGCGGCATCACCATCAAGGCCCACGCGGTGACGCTGAAGTACCTGGCCCAGGATGGCCAGACCTACACGCTCAACCTCATCGACACGCCGGGCCATGTGGACTTCACCTACGAGGTGAGCCGCAGCCTCGCCGCCTGCGAGGGCGCCATCCTGGTGGTGGACGCCACCCAGGGCGTGGAGGCCCAGACCCTGGCCAATACCTACCTGGCCCTGGAGAACGGCCTGGAAGTGTTCCCGGTGCTGAACAAGACCGACCTGCCCAGTGCGGATCCCGAGCGCGTGCTGCAGCAGATCGACACGGTCATCGGCCTGGTGGACACCGCCCACGCCGTGAATGTGAGCGCCAAGACCGGCGAGAACTGCGAACAGGTGCTCGAGCAGATCGTGAAGTGCATTCCCGCGCCCCAGGGCGATCCGGCCGCGCCGCTCCAGGCGCTGGTCTTCGACTGCTACTACGACGCCTACCGCGGCGTGGTGAACCTCATCCGCGTCGTGAACGGCACGCTGAAGGCGGGGGACCAGATCCGCTTCATGTCCACGGGCAGCGAGCACCGGGTGGATGAGATCGGCATCTTCGACCCCAAGATGGACAAGCAGGACTCGCTGTCCGTGGGCGAGGTGGGCTACCTGGTGGCCAACATCCGCCAGCTGGTGGATGTGAAGGTCGGCGACACGGTGACCCACGCGGTCACGCTCACGACCAAGCCCGCCACCGAGATGCTGAAGGGCTTCAAGGAGATCCAGCCCGTGGTCTTCGCGGGGATCTTCCCCACCTCCAGCGACGACTACGAGAACCTCCGCAACGCCATGGACAAGCTGCGCCTCAACGACAGCAGCTTCACCTACGAGCCCGAGACCTCCACCGCGCTGGGGTTCGGCTTCCGCTGCGGCTTCCTGGGCCTGCTCCACATGGAGATCGTGCAGGAGCGCCTGGAGCGCGAGTTCGACCTGGACCTCATCACCACGGCTCCCAGCGTGCGGTACCATGTGCACCTGACCGACGGCACCGAGACCTCGGTGGACAACCCCTCGAAGCTGCCTCCGCTCCAGAAGATCGCCAAGATCGAGGAGCCCATCATCGAGGCCACCATCCTCACCCGCACGGATTTCGTGGGCGGCCTGATCAAGCTCTGCGAGGAGCGCCGCGGCTTCCAGCAGAAGCTGGAGTACCTGAGCCAGGACCGCGTGATGCTCGTCTACGAACTGCCCCTGAACGAAGTGGTGATGGACTTCTACGACAAGCTCAAGTCCATCTCCAAGGGCTACGCCAGCTTCGACTACCACATGAAGCACTACACCGAGTCCGACCTCGTGAAGATGGACATCCTGGTGAACGCCGAGCCGGTGGATGCGCTGTCCATCCTGGTGCACCGCAGCAAGAGCCAGGCCCTGGGCCTCGCCCTCTGCCAGAAGATGAAGGAAGTCATCCACCAGCAGATGTTCGATGTGGCCATCCAGGCCGCCATCGGGAGCAAGATCATCGCCCGCACCAATGTGAAGGCCCGCCGCAAGGATGTGCTCGCCAAGTGCTACGGCGGCGATGTCAGCCGCAAGAAGAAGCTCCTCAACAAGCAGAAAGAGGGCAAGAAGCGGATGAAGTCCATCGGCAATGTGGACATCCCCCAGGAGGCCTTCCTGGCCATCCTCAAGGTCGACAACTAG
- a CDS encoding response regulator has product MTQFASPMTILMVEDNALQRRQIEAQLQSLGHRLVTAANGQEALDRVREGSPDLVIMDAVMPSMDGFKACEAIKADPATAGIPVLVLTALSRDAKDRSYAAGADDFLRKPANTMLLQVRVQTHLRIRALTRRGVVPAPARPKVLVVSASSLVRSQVQNHFGKDQATFLEAQGEGQARAQILAHRPDVLVLDTDLLEGSAQTLALAVHQSEELKDLPILLLYSPGELETWSRFQEPVADALEKPLVAPETRRRVALLAKLAHLQKLVGEA; this is encoded by the coding sequence TTGACCCAGTTCGCGTCCCCCATGACCATCCTGATGGTGGAGGACAATGCCCTTCAGAGGCGCCAGATCGAGGCGCAGCTGCAGTCCCTGGGCCACCGCCTCGTGACGGCCGCCAACGGCCAGGAGGCACTGGATCGCGTGAGGGAGGGCTCGCCGGACCTGGTGATCATGGACGCCGTCATGCCCTCCATGGACGGGTTCAAGGCCTGCGAGGCCATCAAGGCCGACCCCGCCACGGCGGGCATCCCGGTCCTGGTCCTGACGGCCCTGAGCCGCGACGCCAAGGACCGCAGCTACGCCGCCGGAGCCGACGACTTCCTCCGCAAGCCCGCCAACACCATGCTGCTCCAGGTGCGCGTGCAGACCCACCTGCGGATCCGGGCCCTGACCCGCCGCGGCGTGGTCCCGGCCCCGGCCCGGCCCAAGGTGCTGGTGGTCTCCGCCAGTTCGCTCGTGCGGTCGCAGGTGCAGAACCACTTCGGCAAGGACCAGGCCACCTTCCTCGAGGCCCAGGGCGAAGGCCAGGCCCGCGCCCAGATCCTCGCCCACCGGCCCGATGTGCTGGTGCTGGACACGGACCTGCTCGAAGGCAGCGCGCAGACGCTGGCCCTGGCCGTGCACCAGTCCGAGGAGCTGAAGGACCTGCCCATCCTGCTGCTGTACAGCCCCGGCGAGCTGGAGACCTGGTCCCGGTTCCAGGAGCCCGTGGCCGACGCGCTGGAGAAGCCCCTGGTGGCGCCGGAAACCCGCCGCCGCGTCGCCCTCCTGGCGAAGCTGGCCCACCTCCAGAAGCTCGTCGGCGAGGCATGA
- a CDS encoding carboxypeptidase-like regulatory domain-containing protein: MSRTLRAAALGLLASSLGSSLGAAALKGRITDGHRGLAGVRVYPDRQPRISPAGDPPLALTDADGSFRLELDPGDRVLAVEKDGWRRDLVPASEWNREVVLTPEPGHRAESVFIVRLDFTDEPSKLPDGALRELIFSRRPGVASAANYLYEVSKGALSLVEGRFLKLRSADFPAPRTDAHKAAMAEWVLERLRGEELGDCDRIDNRTGALKPDGKPDHLWIITPGAPQSLTADESHLKAVSLLLPLPWERSRRWPLLFMTEEVPLGNIVHETFHGMGEHRVDDLYLGCEDPLTAGIWDLMDAGQYRGWDRSHPGEGPWVEDTGYSPSHPMAWVRSELWYRGRFRSAIARHAVKGRAWEGWIAPASRAPGADPQWVTLPDPRKKGRFFSLEVRRPWGFERGRVGGRFGPGHEGLIVARIDPYLLSPDDPKGPVRVVDAHPGSPEPPKPRFPCGRWELDDAAFNLGPGENPKGRSGPLSWEVLETDASGRMRVRVALDRPR; this comes from the coding sequence ATGAGCCGGACGCTCAGGGCCGCCGCCCTCGGCCTTCTCGCCTCCAGTCTCGGATCCAGTCTCGGCGCCGCGGCCCTGAAGGGCCGCATCACGGACGGCCACCGCGGCCTGGCGGGCGTGCGGGTCTATCCGGACCGCCAGCCGCGCATCTCCCCCGCCGGGGATCCCCCCCTCGCCCTCACGGACGCGGACGGTTCCTTCCGTCTGGAGCTGGATCCCGGCGACCGCGTGCTGGCGGTGGAAAAGGACGGCTGGCGCCGGGACCTCGTGCCGGCCTCCGAATGGAACCGCGAGGTGGTGCTGACGCCCGAACCAGGACACCGAGCGGAATCGGTGTTCATCGTGCGGCTGGATTTCACGGACGAGCCCTCGAAGCTGCCGGACGGGGCCCTGCGCGAGCTGATCTTCTCCCGTCGCCCCGGCGTGGCCAGCGCCGCCAACTACCTCTACGAAGTCAGCAAGGGCGCCCTCTCCCTCGTGGAGGGCCGCTTCCTCAAGCTGCGCAGCGCCGACTTCCCCGCCCCCCGCACGGACGCCCACAAGGCCGCCATGGCCGAATGGGTGCTGGAGCGGCTCCGCGGGGAGGAACTCGGCGACTGCGACCGCATCGACAACCGCACCGGCGCCTTGAAGCCCGATGGCAAGCCCGACCACCTCTGGATCATCACGCCCGGCGCCCCCCAGTCCCTCACGGCCGACGAATCCCACCTCAAGGCGGTGAGCCTGCTGCTACCACTGCCCTGGGAGCGCTCCCGGCGCTGGCCCCTGCTCTTCATGACCGAGGAAGTGCCCCTGGGCAACATCGTCCACGAAACCTTCCACGGCATGGGCGAGCATCGCGTGGACGACCTCTACCTGGGCTGCGAGGATCCCCTCACCGCCGGCATCTGGGATCTCATGGACGCGGGCCAGTACCGCGGCTGGGACCGCTCACACCCCGGGGAAGGCCCCTGGGTGGAGGACACAGGCTACAGCCCCTCCCATCCCATGGCCTGGGTGCGCTCGGAGCTCTGGTACCGGGGCCGGTTCCGCAGCGCCATCGCCCGCCACGCCGTGAAGGGCCGAGCCTGGGAGGGCTGGATCGCCCCCGCCAGCCGCGCCCCCGGCGCCGATCCCCAGTGGGTCACCCTGCCCGATCCCCGCAAGAAGGGCCGCTTCTTCAGCCTCGAGGTGCGCCGCCCCTGGGGCTTCGAGCGGGGCCGCGTGGGCGGCCGCTTCGGCCCCGGCCACGAAGGCCTGATCGTCGCCCGCATCGATCCCTACCTCCTCAGTCCCGACGATCCCAAGGGCCCGGTGCGCGTGGTGGATGCCCATCCCGGCAGCCCCGAGCCCCCCAAGCCCCGCTTCCCCTGCGGACGCTGGGAACTGGACGACGCGGCCTTCAACCTGGGTCCCGGCGAGAACCCCAAGGGCCGCAGCGGGCCCCTCTCCTGGGAAGTGCTCGAGACCGACGCCAGCGGCCGCATGCGGGTCAGGGTGGCGCTGGACCGTCCCCGCTGA
- a CDS encoding nuclear transport factor 2 family protein, whose protein sequence is MRLALIPVLMLCPPLVLSAQSPTEKAVATVLDDWHLAAAQADEARYFSHLAEGAVFLGTDATERWPKAAFQAWAHPIFLRGKAWSFRATRRAITLSKDGLSAWFDEDLDTPNLGPARGAGVLTREQDRWLIQQYNLSVPIPNALMKAVRAQIEELAKKP, encoded by the coding sequence GTGCGCCTTGCCCTGATCCCAGTCCTGATGCTCTGCCCTCCCCTTGTCCTTTCGGCGCAGTCGCCCACCGAAAAGGCCGTGGCGACCGTGCTGGACGACTGGCACCTGGCGGCGGCCCAGGCCGATGAGGCCCGCTATTTCAGCCATCTCGCCGAGGGCGCCGTGTTCCTGGGCACGGACGCCACCGAGCGCTGGCCCAAGGCCGCCTTCCAGGCCTGGGCCCACCCGATCTTCCTGCGCGGCAAGGCCTGGAGCTTCCGCGCCACGCGGCGGGCGATCACCCTGTCGAAGGACGGCCTCAGCGCCTGGTTCGACGAGGATCTCGACACCCCGAACCTGGGGCCCGCCCGGGGCGCCGGTGTGCTGACGCGGGAGCAGGACCGCTGGCTGATCCAGCAGTACAACCTCAGCGTGCCCATTCCCAACGCCTTGATGAAGGCCGTGAGGGCTCAGATCGAAGAGCTGGCAAAAAAACCCTGA
- a CDS encoding M20/M25/M40 family metallo-hydrolase: MNLTRCLLLVTATALGAQTSPEALRATAERLRTEAFRTHGAYEDLAWLCDRIGHRLSGSPQLDQAIAWAQDRMKAAGLTQVHAEPVMVPHWVRGQERAEMLAPLPQPLHILGLGGSVGTPEGGLTAEVVVVGSFDELDRLGEAVKGKIVLFDVPYKGYGHTVVYRHDGAPKAAKYGAVAALVRSVGPVSLDTPHTGVMDYDPAFPKIPTASVTLEASTQMRRMQARGERIRVHLEMGAKTLPDAPSANVVGEIRGTEKPDEVVILSGHLDSWDVGQGAQDDGAGTVIALEAARLIQRLGLKPRRTLRVVLWTNEENGLRGGKAYRDAHLAEFPRIVAAFESDSGSERIKAFSLDLRKAAPEAKAAALATLKGLGEALGSFGAVDLRLGGSGADVSPMVAEGVPGIGVSHAATHYFDIHHTHADTFDKVEKDDLAHNAAVLAAFAYALAQSEARFN, translated from the coding sequence ATGAACCTGACCCGATGCCTCCTCCTCGTGACCGCGACAGCCCTCGGCGCGCAAACCTCCCCTGAGGCGCTGCGCGCCACCGCCGAGCGGCTTAGGACCGAAGCCTTCCGCACCCACGGCGCCTACGAGGACCTGGCCTGGCTGTGCGACCGCATCGGCCACCGGCTGTCCGGCTCGCCCCAGCTCGACCAGGCCATCGCCTGGGCCCAGGACCGCATGAAGGCCGCCGGGTTGACCCAGGTCCACGCCGAACCCGTCATGGTGCCCCACTGGGTGCGGGGACAGGAGCGGGCTGAGATGCTGGCGCCCCTGCCCCAGCCGCTCCACATCCTGGGCCTGGGGGGCAGCGTGGGCACGCCCGAAGGCGGACTGACCGCGGAGGTGGTCGTGGTGGGCTCCTTCGACGAGCTGGATCGTCTGGGCGAAGCCGTGAAGGGGAAGATCGTCCTCTTCGATGTGCCCTACAAGGGCTACGGACACACGGTGGTCTACCGTCACGACGGCGCGCCCAAGGCCGCGAAGTACGGCGCCGTGGCCGCCCTGGTGCGGTCCGTGGGCCCCGTGAGCCTCGACACGCCCCACACCGGCGTCATGGACTACGATCCCGCCTTCCCGAAGATCCCCACGGCGTCCGTGACCCTCGAGGCCTCCACCCAGATGCGGCGCATGCAGGCGCGGGGCGAGCGCATCCGCGTGCACCTCGAGATGGGCGCGAAGACCCTGCCGGATGCGCCCTCGGCCAATGTGGTGGGCGAGATCCGCGGCACGGAGAAACCCGATGAAGTGGTGATCCTCAGCGGCCACCTGGACAGCTGGGATGTGGGCCAGGGCGCCCAGGACGACGGGGCCGGCACGGTCATCGCCCTGGAGGCCGCGCGGCTCATCCAGCGCCTCGGCCTGAAGCCCCGCCGGACCCTCCGCGTGGTGCTCTGGACCAATGAAGAGAACGGACTGCGCGGCGGCAAGGCCTACCGCGACGCCCACCTGGCCGAGTTCCCCCGCATCGTCGCCGCCTTTGAATCCGATTCGGGCAGCGAGCGCATCAAGGCGTTCAGCCTCGACCTCCGCAAGGCTGCGCCCGAGGCCAAGGCCGCCGCACTGGCCACTTTGAAGGGCCTGGGAGAAGCGCTCGGCTCCTTCGGCGCCGTGGACCTCCGCCTCGGCGGCTCCGGCGCGGATGTGAGCCCCATGGTCGCCGAGGGCGTGCCCGGCATCGGCGTGAGCCACGCGGCCACCCACTACTTCGACATCCACCACACCCACGCCGATACCTTCGACAAGGTGGAGAAGGATGACCTGGCCCACAACGCCGCGGTCCTGGCCGCCTTCGCCTACGCGCTCGCCCAGTCCGAAGCCCGGTTCAATTAG
- a CDS encoding FKBP-type peptidyl-prolyl cis-trans isomerase, with protein MMRLRTALCLSLAALATLAQGAPPDLLVPPAEALRTPGGVTYRVIQAGRGGTSPGPRDFVRAHLTGWGPDGATFIHTRSLDEAPYLSLERLMPGLRESLQAMVPGEQRRIWVPEALAFAGAKGRPAGTVVMDLELLDSVPDPSQAPPDVAAPPPDATTLRSGLAFRVLKPGSGTAHPARPSWISVHYSGWTTDGKLFDSSLKKGTSVPLQVKGTIEGWIEGLPLMVVGERRRFWIPEKLAYRGASGMPQGMLVFDVELMGIAPN; from the coding sequence ATGATGCGCCTGCGTACCGCGCTTTGCCTCTCCCTCGCCGCCTTGGCCACCTTGGCTCAGGGGGCTCCCCCCGACCTGCTGGTGCCTCCCGCCGAGGCCCTGCGCACCCCGGGCGGGGTGACCTATCGCGTGATCCAGGCGGGGCGGGGCGGCACTTCACCCGGCCCGAGGGACTTCGTCCGGGCGCACCTCACGGGCTGGGGCCCGGACGGGGCGACCTTCATCCACACGAGGAGCCTGGACGAGGCGCCCTACCTGAGCCTGGAGCGCCTGATGCCGGGGCTGCGGGAGAGCCTGCAGGCCATGGTCCCGGGCGAACAGCGGCGCATCTGGGTGCCCGAGGCCCTGGCCTTCGCAGGAGCCAAGGGGCGGCCCGCCGGGACCGTGGTGATGGACCTGGAACTGCTGGACAGCGTTCCCGATCCGAGCCAGGCACCCCCGGATGTGGCGGCGCCACCCCCGGACGCGACGACCCTGCGGTCCGGCCTGGCCTTCCGGGTCCTCAAACCGGGTTCAGGGACGGCCCATCCGGCCCGTCCCAGCTGGATCTCGGTCCACTACTCGGGGTGGACCACCGACGGGAAGCTGTTCGACAGCTCGCTGAAGAAGGGCACCTCGGTGCCGCTCCAGGTGAAGGGCACCATCGAAGGCTGGATCGAGGGGCTCCCGCTCATGGTGGTGGGGGAGCGGCGGCGCTTCTGGATTCCCGAGAAGCTGGCCTACCGCGGCGCCTCCGGCATGCCGCAGGGGATGCTGGTCTTCGATGTGGAGCTGATGGGGATCGCGCCTAATTGA
- a CDS encoding OmpA/MotB family protein, protein MGNQAPVRFARRKADLESLWLVTFADLMIQLMAFFALLYSFSVHDQVKLQQAVTSIQKALGVQNPAGAPSAGDGILPGSTGLDPSKAADLEKLLSAVQATEGPDVGSRLRFVTFRGALIFDEGSATLTAGSDVLLVRLSELATRYQGFTLVCEGHAAPRERGRGGADALELSSQRALVAQRYLAGLGLPPARLTSEARGDSQPEGDGGTPEGRALQRRVVFRFQRVAER, encoded by the coding sequence GTGGGTAACCAGGCTCCGGTCCGCTTCGCGCGCCGCAAAGCGGACTTGGAATCGCTCTGGCTGGTGACTTTCGCGGATCTGATGATCCAGCTGATGGCCTTCTTCGCGCTGCTCTATTCGTTTTCGGTCCACGACCAGGTCAAGCTCCAGCAGGCCGTCACCTCCATCCAGAAGGCGCTGGGCGTCCAGAACCCCGCCGGGGCCCCCTCGGCCGGGGATGGGATCCTCCCCGGGTCCACGGGACTGGATCCTTCCAAGGCCGCGGATCTGGAGAAGCTCCTCAGCGCCGTCCAGGCCACTGAGGGGCCGGATGTGGGTAGCCGCCTGCGCTTCGTGACCTTCCGGGGGGCCCTGATCTTCGACGAGGGGAGCGCCACGCTGACGGCGGGCAGTGATGTGCTGCTGGTGCGACTGTCCGAGCTGGCCACGCGCTACCAGGGCTTCACGCTGGTCTGCGAGGGGCATGCGGCGCCGCGCGAACGCGGCCGTGGCGGGGCCGATGCCCTGGAGCTCAGCTCGCAGCGGGCCCTCGTGGCCCAGCGCTACCTGGCCGGACTGGGGCTCCCCCCCGCCCGGCTGACCTCCGAGGCCCGGGGCGACAGCCAGCCCGAGGGCGATGGGGGGACGCCCGAGGGCCGCGCCCTCCAGCGTCGCGTGGTCTTCCGGTTCCAGCGGGTGGCCGAGCGCTGA